In Rhabdothermincola sediminis, the following are encoded in one genomic region:
- a CDS encoding PAC2 family protein: MADAQGRSPRLQHVHWSRRPQLIAPVMLVAFSGWSDAGDAASSAVSLLAEQWRARPFAAVDPELFYDFTSTRPLVRFDAHGEREILWPEIEFSATTVPGSDLDVILLVAPEPQLRWRTFCEQIIGVARAFDTRRVVTFGALLAEVPHSRPVSVFGVGHDADTARELGLLPSRYEGPTGITGVLQALSREAGLPSSSLWAAVPTYVPASPSPKATLALVDRASRLLQVSLDLTELKQAARDYEDEVSSLVDDDEETRDYVRQLEERFDEEEPRLLDDGSTLVEEVERFLRDQD; encoded by the coding sequence ATGGCCGATGCGCAAGGACGCAGCCCGCGTCTCCAGCATGTGCACTGGTCCCGCCGGCCTCAGCTGATCGCCCCGGTGATGCTCGTGGCCTTCTCCGGCTGGAGCGATGCCGGCGACGCGGCCAGCAGCGCGGTGAGCCTGCTGGCCGAGCAGTGGCGGGCGCGGCCCTTCGCCGCCGTCGACCCGGAGCTCTTCTACGACTTCACCTCCACCCGGCCGCTCGTCCGGTTCGACGCCCACGGCGAGCGCGAGATCCTCTGGCCGGAGATCGAGTTCTCCGCCACGACCGTCCCCGGGTCCGACCTGGACGTGATCCTCCTGGTGGCGCCCGAGCCACAGCTGCGGTGGCGCACGTTCTGCGAGCAGATCATCGGCGTGGCCCGCGCCTTCGACACCCGGCGCGTCGTCACCTTCGGCGCGCTGCTCGCCGAAGTCCCGCACTCGCGGCCGGTCTCGGTCTTCGGCGTGGGCCACGATGCCGACACCGCCCGCGAGCTCGGCCTGCTCCCGTCACGCTACGAGGGCCCGACCGGGATCACCGGCGTGCTCCAGGCGCTGTCACGGGAAGCGGGGTTGCCGTCGTCGTCGCTGTGGGCCGCCGTGCCCACCTACGTCCCCGCTTCGCCCTCACCCAAGGCCACCCTGGCCCTCGTCGATCGGGCCTCACGCCTGTTGCAGGTCTCCCTCGATCTCACCGAGCTGAAACAAGCCGCTCGCGACTACGAAGACGAAGTCAGCTCGCTGGTCGACGACGACGAGGAGACCCGCGACTACGTGCGGCAGCTCGAAGAGCGTTTCGACGAGGAGGAGCCGAGACTGCTCGACGACGGCTCGACCCTGGTCGAAGAGGTCGAACGCTTCCTGCGCGACCAGGATTGA
- a CDS encoding response regulator transcription factor, which translates to MGTPAVASRRSVMGAAVLLVDDDAAARALAAQALTMEGFEVAEASTASKARELNGSRRFDLVVLDLGLPDEQGLDWLVELRRVSTIPVIVLTGRSGVEDRVVGLRLGADDYLVKPFAPTELSARVTAVLRRARPAPVQRSLDFGDLVIDEAAGEVRVAGRLVPLTRKEYELLCHLASHPRQVFSREQLLVSVWNSSSEWQHPATVTQHVRRVRQKVEAEAGATPRISTIRGVGYRFDP; encoded by the coding sequence ATGGGCACCCCGGCCGTGGCCAGTCGCCGATCAGTGATGGGTGCCGCAGTCCTCCTCGTCGACGACGACGCCGCAGCACGTGCGCTGGCGGCGCAGGCCCTCACGATGGAGGGCTTCGAGGTGGCCGAGGCCTCGACCGCGTCGAAGGCTCGGGAGCTGAACGGTTCCCGCCGGTTCGACCTCGTGGTGCTCGACCTCGGCCTGCCTGACGAGCAGGGCCTGGACTGGCTCGTCGAGCTCAGGCGGGTCAGCACGATCCCGGTCATCGTGCTCACCGGGCGGAGCGGGGTGGAGGATCGGGTCGTCGGGCTCCGGCTGGGAGCCGACGACTACCTCGTCAAACCGTTCGCACCGACCGAGCTGTCCGCCAGGGTGACCGCGGTGCTCCGGCGTGCCCGGCCCGCTCCCGTGCAGCGGTCGCTCGACTTCGGCGACCTGGTGATCGACGAGGCGGCGGGTGAGGTCCGGGTGGCGGGGAGGCTGGTCCCGCTCACCCGCAAGGAGTACGAGCTGCTGTGCCACCTGGCGTCTCATCCCCGCCAGGTGTTCTCTCGCGAGCAGTTGCTGGTCTCGGTGTGGAACTCCTCGTCGGAGTGGCAGCACCCGGCTACGGTCACCCAACACGTCCGTCGGGTTCGCCAGAAGGTGGAGGCCGAAGCAGGGGCCACCCCGCGGATCTCCACGATTCGGGGAGTGGGCTACCGCTTCGACCCCTGA
- a CDS encoding MFS transporter, with product MKRWLPLIALAAAQFVMVLDQSVMNVSISRLVDELDTTVTTIQAVITLYCLVMAMCMLTGGKVGDIVGRRRTFVIGLVVYACGSALTAAAPTVGVLIVGWSVLEGMGAALVMPAMAALTAGNFEGAQRKAAYAVLGGVAGAGIAVGPILGGWATTELSWRVVFAGEVVLVVGILVMTRFVADAAGARSRPRLDGVGSVLSAAGLGAVVLGILQSSTWGLVAPKSSPVEPFGFSLAPFVIAAGVVLLWGFVRWQRRREATGTDPLVHLDLLQVPPLRAGLAGLVTQNLILMGVFFVVPLYLQLVIGLDALATGIRMLPVSIAMFLASAAGSRLSSRYPVRSVVRAGLGTILVAVLALLTTVEPQLARPGFALAMGLLGVGMGLMASQLGNVVQSSVDASGRGEAGGLQYTGQQLGSSLGVALVGAIVLAGLTGAFVAKVDADDRIGDEVTTRVITAAEPGVEFVTADQVEAALLAAGIDAPTTQAVVDNYEQAQLQALKAGLLAAAFLALVSLSFTRDLPHTVPAPAGARLPAHDGS from the coding sequence ATGAAGCGCTGGCTCCCACTGATCGCCCTCGCGGCCGCGCAGTTCGTGATGGTCCTCGACCAGTCCGTCATGAACGTGTCGATCAGCCGCCTCGTCGACGAGCTCGACACCACGGTCACCACCATCCAGGCGGTCATCACCCTCTACTGCCTGGTGATGGCCATGTGCATGCTGACCGGGGGCAAGGTCGGCGACATCGTCGGCCGGCGCCGGACGTTCGTCATCGGTCTCGTCGTCTACGCGTGCGGGTCGGCGCTCACCGCGGCGGCACCCACGGTGGGCGTGCTCATCGTCGGCTGGTCGGTCCTGGAAGGCATGGGCGCGGCACTGGTGATGCCTGCCATGGCCGCGCTCACCGCCGGGAACTTCGAGGGCGCGCAGCGCAAGGCCGCCTACGCGGTGCTCGGCGGCGTGGCCGGCGCCGGGATCGCCGTCGGACCGATCCTCGGGGGATGGGCCACCACCGAGCTGTCCTGGCGGGTGGTGTTCGCCGGCGAGGTCGTGCTCGTCGTGGGCATCCTGGTGATGACCCGCTTCGTGGCCGACGCCGCAGGAGCCCGGTCGCGGCCGCGGCTCGACGGCGTCGGGTCCGTGCTGTCCGCCGCCGGCCTCGGCGCCGTCGTCCTCGGGATCCTGCAGTCGAGCACCTGGGGCCTCGTCGCGCCGAAGAGCTCACCGGTCGAGCCGTTCGGGTTCTCCCTGGCCCCGTTCGTGATCGCCGCCGGCGTGGTCCTGCTGTGGGGATTCGTCCGCTGGCAGCGCCGCCGTGAAGCGACCGGCACCGACCCGCTCGTGCACCTCGACCTCCTGCAGGTCCCGCCGCTGCGCGCAGGCCTCGCCGGCCTGGTGACCCAGAACCTCATCCTCATGGGGGTGTTCTTCGTCGTGCCGCTGTACCTGCAGCTGGTGATCGGCCTCGACGCCCTCGCCACCGGCATCCGGATGCTGCCCGTGTCGATCGCGATGTTCCTCGCCTCCGCGGCCGGCTCCCGCCTGTCCTCGCGCTACCCCGTGCGATCCGTCGTGCGGGCCGGCCTGGGGACCATCCTCGTCGCCGTCCTGGCCCTGCTCACCACGGTCGAACCGCAGCTCGCGCGACCCGGCTTCGCGCTGGCCATGGGCCTGCTCGGAGTGGGCATGGGGCTGATGGCATCGCAGCTCGGCAACGTCGTGCAGTCCTCGGTCGACGCCTCCGGGCGGGGTGAGGCCGGTGGCCTGCAGTACACCGGCCAGCAGCTCGGCTCCTCCCTCGGGGTCGCCCTGGTCGGCGCCATCGTGCTCGCCGGCCTGACCGGCGCGTTCGTGGCGAAGGTGGACGCCGACGACCGCATCGGCGACGAGGTGACCACCCGGGTGATCACCGCGGCAGAGCCGGGCGTCGAGTTCGTCACCGCCGACCAGGTCGAAGCAGCCCTCCTCGCCGCCGGCATCGACGCGCCCACCACCCAGGCCGTCGTCGACAACTACGAGCAAGCCCAACTCCAGGCCCTCAAAGCCGGGCTCCTGGCCGCAGCGTTCCTGGCCCTCGTGTCGCTGTCGTTCACCCGCGACCTTCCCCACACCGTGCCCGCCCCGGCGGGCGCGCGCCTGCCCGCCCACGACGGGAGCTGA
- a CDS encoding sensor histidine kinase, with protein MVTISVNTPVSDGTAHTGSFCLDLVRSLEHELRGSVHTIAGFAGLLGQGPLTEDQRLAVEWIDRASGTMAVLLEAVSRVVRAASNPCLDLREVDPLDVIHEVCRRTTPLADELDVTLIAAVECADAVLGDREALVEILEQLVRNGLQHSGAGRVVLRVAASGPGAVRFSVEDPGRGMGELELGRVFDPFVRFGEPGRGSGAGLGLTICRLLVEALGSKLLASSRIDVGTHLWFDLPAST; from the coding sequence ATGGTCACGATCTCCGTGAACACCCCGGTCTCGGACGGCACCGCCCACACCGGGTCGTTCTGTTTGGATCTGGTGCGCTCCCTGGAGCACGAGCTGCGCGGTTCCGTGCACACGATCGCCGGTTTCGCCGGCTTGCTCGGGCAAGGGCCCCTCACCGAGGACCAGCGGTTGGCCGTGGAGTGGATCGACCGTGCCAGCGGCACCATGGCCGTACTGCTCGAGGCCGTGAGCAGGGTGGTGCGAGCCGCGTCGAACCCCTGCCTCGACCTCAGGGAGGTCGATCCGCTGGACGTGATCCACGAGGTGTGCAGGCGGACCACACCGCTGGCTGACGAGCTCGACGTCACCTTGATCGCCGCCGTCGAGTGCGCGGATGCCGTGCTCGGCGATCGGGAGGCCCTGGTGGAGATCCTCGAGCAGCTCGTGCGCAACGGGTTGCAGCACAGCGGGGCCGGGCGGGTCGTGTTGCGAGTCGCCGCGAGCGGGCCCGGGGCGGTGCGGTTCTCGGTGGAGGATCCCGGTCGCGGGATGGGGGAGCTCGAGCTCGGGCGCGTCTTCGATCCCTTCGTCCGTTTCGGGGAACCGGGTCGGGGCAGCGGAGCCGGGTTGGGGCTCACGATCTGCCGGCTGTTGGTGGAGGCTCTCGGTAGCAAGCTGCTGGCCAGTAGCCGGATCGATGTGGGGACGCACCTGTGGTTCGACCTACCGGCGAGCACTTGA
- the brxL gene encoding protease Lon-related BREX system protein BrxL: protein MTAPMDDLDRSANAVFAGRVVRKDLVREVKVGSNVPVYVLEFLLGKYCASDDPDAIQTGLEVVRQTLAEHFIRPDEAERTKAEVKRRGQHRLIDKVDVRLVASEDKYWAHLANFGERFVHIPEDLVYKYDRLLGGGVWCQLDLIYHADDDEPAKRPFYIKALKPIQVAAFTMADYLEGRRAFDREAWMDLLMRSIGLEPAHYDTRGKLLALTRLIPMAERNYNLIELGPWGTGKSFVYRESSPNAILISGGKVTIAQLFVHMGTGRVGLLGTWDVVAFDEVAGLEMSDSTVVNMLKDYMESGSFARGKEETPAEASIVLIGNTSKPHQELVRTAHLFADLPQAMIDPAFIDRLHFYLPGWEAPKLEQRLFTDHYGFVSDYFAEALRQLRKQSFVRAIDTEFALGDHLSARDEKAVRKTVSGLLKLLHPHEEWTRAELRDYLEFALEGRRRVKEQLKKLAAHDYAKTSFSYIERDTGREYWVEVPEQPEELDAELAEEATGEEIAPTAADDGAGRDTESLMAAGENKWVEFKASACYDHQTGNRNKDLEFAVAKTIAGFANAHGGTLLIGVDDDGQPVGLDNDYRLANQKRRDRDGYENWLTTMVAQVLGKVATSLLRVSFTEVDGHDVCRVDVRPAGAPVFMRGQRSDGDFYVRLNNSTRLLTTADAVEYVRSHWP, encoded by the coding sequence GTGACCGCCCCGATGGATGACCTCGACCGGTCCGCCAACGCGGTCTTCGCCGGTCGGGTCGTGCGAAAGGACCTTGTCCGTGAGGTCAAGGTCGGCTCCAACGTGCCCGTGTACGTGCTCGAGTTCCTGCTCGGCAAGTACTGCGCGTCCGACGACCCGGACGCGATCCAGACCGGGCTGGAGGTGGTCCGCCAGACCCTCGCCGAGCACTTCATCCGCCCCGACGAGGCCGAACGCACCAAGGCGGAGGTGAAGCGCCGGGGGCAACACCGGCTGATCGACAAGGTCGATGTCCGTCTCGTCGCCAGCGAGGACAAGTACTGGGCGCACCTGGCCAACTTCGGCGAGCGATTCGTCCACATCCCCGAAGACCTGGTCTACAAGTACGACCGGCTCCTCGGCGGCGGCGTGTGGTGCCAGCTCGACCTCATCTACCACGCCGATGACGACGAGCCGGCCAAGCGGCCCTTCTACATCAAGGCCCTCAAGCCGATCCAGGTGGCGGCGTTCACGATGGCCGACTACCTCGAGGGTCGCCGGGCGTTCGACCGGGAGGCCTGGATGGACCTGTTGATGCGCTCGATCGGCCTCGAGCCCGCCCACTACGACACCCGGGGCAAGCTGCTCGCCCTCACCCGGCTCATCCCGATGGCCGAGCGGAACTACAACCTGATCGAGCTGGGGCCGTGGGGCACGGGCAAGAGCTTCGTCTACCGGGAATCGTCACCGAACGCGATCTTGATTTCCGGCGGCAAGGTCACCATCGCCCAGCTGTTCGTGCACATGGGCACCGGTCGCGTCGGCCTGCTCGGCACCTGGGACGTCGTGGCCTTCGACGAGGTCGCCGGGCTCGAGATGTCGGACTCGACCGTGGTCAACATGTTGAAGGACTACATGGAGTCCGGGTCGTTCGCCCGTGGCAAGGAAGAAACGCCAGCCGAGGCATCGATCGTGCTCATCGGCAACACCAGCAAGCCCCACCAGGAGCTGGTCCGCACTGCCCACCTGTTCGCCGACCTCCCCCAGGCCATGATCGACCCGGCCTTCATCGACCGGCTCCACTTCTACCTGCCCGGCTGGGAGGCACCGAAGCTCGAACAGCGGCTGTTCACCGACCACTACGGCTTCGTGTCCGACTACTTCGCCGAAGCGCTCCGCCAGCTCCGCAAGCAGTCGTTCGTGCGGGCCATCGACACCGAGTTCGCGCTGGGTGATCACCTGTCGGCCCGTGACGAGAAGGCCGTTCGCAAGACCGTGTCCGGGCTGTTGAAGCTCCTGCACCCGCACGAGGAGTGGACCCGCGCCGAGCTGCGCGACTACCTCGAGTTCGCGCTGGAGGGTCGGCGCCGGGTCAAGGAGCAGCTCAAGAAGCTCGCCGCCCACGACTACGCCAAGACCTCGTTCTCCTACATCGAACGTGACACCGGCCGCGAGTACTGGGTCGAGGTTCCCGAACAGCCTGAGGAGCTCGACGCCGAGCTTGCCGAAGAGGCCACCGGGGAGGAGATCGCCCCGACCGCTGCGGACGACGGGGCGGGGCGGGACACCGAGTCGTTGATGGCGGCAGGCGAGAACAAGTGGGTCGAGTTCAAGGCTTCCGCCTGCTACGACCACCAAACCGGCAACCGGAACAAGGACCTCGAGTTCGCCGTCGCCAAGACCATCGCCGGGTTCGCCAACGCCCACGGCGGCACCCTGCTCATCGGCGTGGACGACGACGGACAGCCCGTCGGCCTCGACAACGACTACCGCCTCGCCAACCAGAAGCGCCGAGATCGAGACGGCTATGAGAACTGGCTCACCACCATGGTCGCGCAGGTCCTCGGCAAAGTCGCTACCTCGTTGTTGCGCGTCTCGTTCACCGAGGTCGACGGTCACGACGTGTGCCGAGTCGACGTCCGCCCTGCAGGTGCCCCAGTCTTCATGCGAGGCCAGCGCTCCGATGGCGACTTCTACGTGCGCTTGAACAACTCCACCCGCCTTCTCACCACAGCGGACGCTGTCGAATACGTCCGCTCCCACTGGCCGTGA
- a CDS encoding EAL domain-containing response regulator: MSLAACRPAAGEDATCQARIVIVDDEPTNVLVLKRMLQRAGYPHVDGLTDPRVLLNNLDRLEPDLLVLDLHMPIIDGITFLDELTRRLDDDDFVPVLVVTADVTEQAKETALAHGAHDFLTKPINYTELALRVRNLLRTRMQHVALSRERQMLASKVDHLEHGEHEQAEARRQLAQRIEAIIDSRSIEIVFQPIVDLTTAAIIGAEALARFTTTPVRPPDEWLADAAHVGLRTHLELAAIAEAVERAAALPEGAFVAVNASPSALRSPRLLRELQSFDPARVIVEVTEHERADDPEALRDAATRLRQIGARVAVDDAGAGVASLERILWLEPDVLKLERQLISDVDRSPVKRSLISALVHFCSETDSTLIAEGIETLEELHTLRSLGLRAGQGFFIGRAAPLPLRPPAMRHLWIGG, encoded by the coding sequence ATGTCGCTCGCTGCGTGCCGCCCCGCCGCCGGCGAAGACGCCACCTGCCAGGCCCGCATCGTGATCGTCGACGACGAGCCGACCAACGTGCTCGTGTTGAAGCGGATGCTCCAGCGTGCGGGCTACCCGCACGTCGACGGCCTCACCGATCCCCGGGTCCTGCTGAACAACCTCGACCGGCTCGAACCCGACCTGCTGGTCCTGGACCTCCACATGCCGATCATCGACGGCATCACCTTCCTCGACGAGCTGACCCGCCGTCTCGACGACGATGACTTCGTACCGGTCCTGGTGGTCACCGCCGACGTGACCGAACAGGCGAAGGAGACGGCGCTCGCCCACGGTGCGCACGACTTCCTGACCAAGCCGATCAACTACACGGAGCTGGCCCTGAGAGTGCGGAACCTGTTGCGAACCAGGATGCAGCACGTCGCGCTGAGTCGAGAACGCCAGATGCTGGCATCGAAGGTCGACCACCTCGAGCACGGCGAGCACGAGCAGGCCGAAGCCCGGCGGCAGCTCGCCCAGCGGATCGAGGCCATCATCGACTCCCGGTCGATCGAGATCGTGTTCCAACCGATCGTCGATCTCACGACCGCAGCCATCATCGGGGCCGAAGCGCTGGCCCGCTTCACCACCACCCCGGTCCGCCCGCCCGACGAATGGCTGGCCGACGCCGCTCACGTGGGCTTGCGTACCCACCTCGAGCTCGCCGCCATCGCCGAGGCCGTCGAGCGGGCCGCGGCACTGCCGGAGGGTGCGTTCGTCGCCGTCAACGCGTCGCCCAGCGCGCTGCGATCACCGCGCCTTCTCCGGGAGCTGCAGTCGTTCGATCCTGCACGGGTGATCGTCGAGGTCACCGAGCACGAGCGCGCCGACGACCCCGAGGCCCTCCGCGACGCCGCGACCAGACTCAGGCAGATCGGGGCCCGGGTCGCGGTGGACGATGCCGGAGCGGGCGTTGCCAGCCTCGAGCGGATCCTGTGGCTCGAACCGGACGTCCTCAAGCTCGAGCGCCAGCTGATCAGCGATGTCGACCGCTCCCCCGTCAAGCGGTCACTGATCAGCGCCTTGGTGCACTTCTGCTCCGAGACCGACAGCACCCTGATCGCCGAGGGCATCGAGACGCTCGAGGAGCTCCACACCTTGAGGTCGCTGGGCCTGCGAGCCGGACAAGGGTTCTTCATCGGTCGTGCGGCACCGCTTCCACTCCGCCCCCCCGCGATGCGTCACCTCTGGATCGGTGGGTGA
- a CDS encoding RCC1-like domain-containing protein, with the protein MNPRLYIWGNNTFGQLGNGRMALTPESEPTRHDAELTTPTRVPGSQAWSDISSGTAHSIAIRKGGTMWAWGVNPYGLGALDASGNPVTVAPNPVKLPGGRGWVDVETSDSYSLAIQNDGSLWAWGNNSSGQLGVGDTEPRFTPTPVGSDRDWVSIVATPSGTSFALKADGSLWAWGNNSSGALGTGTIDDDPHPTPNRIPGTWRSVSAGGRLTTHVLAVADDGRLYAWGQNCRGQLGLGAAPVDASQWQCVNDFHPQPTQVGTKADWVRAVAGSTPIDGGFSMAIDSAGSLFAWGDNIAGGLGLGTSSTTGDALRASPTLVGEPGGWSKVALGYGFAVAIRVDGTLWSWGWNPAGQLGNGDPGPGLTSIETWLTDDSARQPTPARVGSLTGWLDVSAGGLHAMATR; encoded by the coding sequence GTGAATCCACGGTTGTACATCTGGGGCAACAACACGTTCGGCCAACTCGGCAACGGCAGGATGGCCCTCACACCCGAATCGGAGCCGACCCGGCACGACGCGGAGCTCACCACGCCGACCCGGGTGCCGGGCTCTCAGGCCTGGAGCGACATCTCCAGCGGCACCGCCCACTCCATCGCCATTCGCAAGGGCGGGACCATGTGGGCGTGGGGCGTGAACCCCTACGGGCTGGGCGCACTCGACGCTTCCGGCAACCCGGTGACGGTGGCTCCGAACCCGGTGAAGCTCCCCGGCGGCCGCGGGTGGGTCGACGTGGAGACGAGCGACTCGTACTCGCTCGCCATCCAGAATGACGGGTCGCTGTGGGCCTGGGGGAACAACAGCTCCGGTCAGCTCGGCGTGGGCGACACCGAACCGCGGTTCACCCCCACCCCGGTGGGGTCGGACCGGGACTGGGTCTCGATCGTGGCAACCCCGTCGGGGACCTCCTTCGCCCTCAAGGCCGACGGGTCGCTGTGGGCCTGGGGGAACAACAGCTCTGGTGCGCTCGGAACGGGGACGATCGACGACGACCCCCATCCCACGCCGAACCGTATCCCGGGCACGTGGCGATCGGTCAGTGCCGGAGGCCGGCTGACGACCCACGTGCTCGCCGTGGCTGACGACGGCCGGCTGTACGCGTGGGGACAGAACTGCCGTGGGCAGCTCGGGCTCGGCGCCGCGCCGGTGGACGCCAGCCAGTGGCAGTGCGTCAACGACTTCCATCCCCAGCCCACACAGGTGGGGACGAAGGCCGATTGGGTCCGGGCGGTCGCGGGCAGCACGCCCATCGACGGCGGCTTCTCGATGGCCATCGACTCGGCAGGCTCGCTCTTCGCCTGGGGCGACAACATCGCCGGCGGGTTGGGCCTCGGCACCTCGAGCACCACGGGTGACGCCCTTCGGGCCTCCCCGACGCTGGTCGGCGAACCGGGAGGGTGGTCGAAGGTCGCCCTCGGCTACGGGTTCGCCGTCGCCATCCGGGTCGACGGGACTTTGTGGAGCTGGGGGTGGAACCCCGCCGGCCAGCTCGGCAACGGCGACCCTGGCCCCGGCCTAACCAGCATCGAAACCTGGCTGACCGATGACTCCGCTCGCCAGCCGACACCCGCCCGGGTCGGCAGCCTCACCGGCTGGCTGGACGTCTCGGCGGGTGGGCTGCACGCGATGGCCACCCGCTGA
- a CDS encoding GNAT family N-acetyltransferase: MSVEIVECGVAAPEVVAALQRLTPQLSSSSPPPTAEELAEIVASPATVLFLARSGGEIVGSLTLAIFRIPTGLRAWIEDVVVDESARGQGVGEALNRAALERARAAGARTVDLTSRPSREAANRLYQRIGFVRRETNVYRFELT, from the coding sequence ATGAGCGTCGAGATCGTCGAATGCGGGGTTGCCGCCCCCGAGGTGGTGGCGGCGTTGCAGCGCTTGACCCCTCAGCTCTCGTCCTCCAGCCCGCCACCGACCGCGGAGGAGCTGGCAGAGATCGTGGCCTCCCCCGCCACGGTGCTGTTTCTGGCCCGATCCGGCGGGGAGATCGTGGGCAGCTTGACGCTGGCGATCTTTCGCATCCCCACCGGTCTCCGGGCGTGGATCGAGGACGTGGTGGTCGACGAATCGGCCCGAGGACAAGGGGTGGGGGAGGCGCTCAACCGAGCGGCCCTGGAACGTGCACGGGCCGCGGGGGCACGCACCGTCGATCTGACCTCCCGCCCCAGCCGGGAGGCCGCCAACCGGCTCTACCAGCGGATCGGATTCGTGCGGCGGGAGACCAACGTGTACCGCTTCGAGCTGACCTAG